The following proteins are encoded in a genomic region of Acidobacteriota bacterium:
- a CDS encoding toxin-antitoxin system HicB family antitoxin yields MSTISLRLPDSLHERVRELALKENVSINQLITLALAEKLSALMTEEYLGKRAKRGDRKKFQRAMAKVADVAPDERDRL; encoded by the coding sequence GTGAGTACAATCAGTCTGCGCTTACCCGACTCCTTGCATGAGCGGGTGCGCGAACTCGCTCTCAAAGAGAACGTTTCTATCAACCAGTTGATTACATTGGCACTGGCCGAGAAACTTTCTGCGCTCATGACAGAAGAGTATCTCGGCAAGCGGGCAAAACGCGGTGACAGGAAGAAATTCCAACGGGCTATGGCTAAAGTCGCTGACGTTGCGCCTGATGAGCGAGATAGACTTTAG